The following proteins are co-located in the Desulfurococcus amylolyticus Z-533 genome:
- a CDS encoding NAD-binding protein, translated as MARPRILIIGGGKVAEHLITLFNIHEEAEEVIVVDKDPRRRSIFEKIGDVLVLEGDATDIGIYNEINMKDITVILALTNSDEVNLMVLAIAKSFNIPIRIGRFTDSKIAELVSSLGLGIPIVQPVVVANIIAQIISSISNGKVIGNVGEDKMLMVSISEADPVAESSIGNIDLGEDGKIILLFDGLKLKIPEHSDILKPGNILFILARNEEVIRKIKG; from the coding sequence ATGGCTAGGCCAAGGATACTTATCATTGGGGGAGGTAAGGTAGCCGAACATCTCATCACGCTCTTCAATATCCATGAGGAAGCTGAAGAAGTAATCGTTGTCGACAAAGACCCAAGGAGAAGAAGTATTTTTGAGAAAATCGGCGATGTACTGGTTCTAGAAGGGGACGCCACCGATATTGGGATCTATAACGAGATAAATATGAAGGATATCACGGTCATACTAGCCCTGACGAACAGTGATGAAGTGAATTTAATGGTGCTTGCAATAGCTAAGTCATTCAATATCCCTATTAGGATTGGAAGGTTCACAGACTCCAAGATCGCTGAATTAGTTTCCAGTCTTGGACTAGGTATACCAATAGTGCAACCTGTTGTAGTGGCTAATATAATAGCCCAGATAATCTCATCGATCTCGAATGGAAAGGTTATCGGAAACGTAGGGGAGGATAAAATGCTAATGGTCTCGATAAGTGAAGCCGACCCTGTTGCTGAAAGCAGTATCGGAAACATAGATTTAGGGGAAGATGGAAAGATAATATTACTATTTGATGGCTTGAAACTCAAGATCCCAGAGCACTCGGATATATTGAAGCCTGGAAATATCCTCTTTATACTGGCAAGAAATGAGGAGGTAATTAGGAAGATTAAAGGCTAG
- a CDS encoding EamA family transporter translates to MESWIIYALLDALAAALATILAKIGLQNVDSITATALRSIVMTVFAVSIMLYFRGVAYVGRMTSMEYIFIILSGVAGGLSWIFYFLALQKGDTSIVAMLDRSSILFIILFSVILLHEELTLKKAISVALIAIALYLLII, encoded by the coding sequence ATGGAGTCATGGATTATATATGCATTGTTAGATGCTTTAGCGGCTGCATTGGCAACGATACTGGCTAAAATAGGCTTGCAAAACGTTGACTCAATAACTGCGACAGCGCTTCGATCAATTGTAATGACTGTATTCGCTGTAAGCATAATGCTGTACTTCAGGGGTGTAGCCTACGTAGGGAGAATGACGAGTATGGAATACATCTTCATAATTCTAAGCGGTGTGGCAGGCGGTCTTTCATGGATATTCTACTTTCTCGCACTACAAAAAGGTGATACATCTATTGTCGCAATGCTCGATAGATCCAGTATATTATTCATCATATTATTTTCAGTTATACTACTCCATGAAGAACTTACATTGAAGAAGGCGATCTCGGTAGCCCTTATAGCTATTGCACTCTACCTTTTAATAATATAG
- a CDS encoding KH domain-containing protein — protein MQDNEKGRLIPGVTRLYEKLPLERIGVLLGDNGRVKKEIEVKTRTILTVDSETGSVIIEPAFPETTSLELMKARDIVRAVAYGFSPERAFKLFDEDQILLVIDVRQYVGDKPNHVKRVLGRVIGEDGKARRVLEEATGTYISVYEPYVAIIGDYESANIARTAIEMLVEGRTHATVYKYVEREMFAVRKRRMRELWVKGPELDTGGKERDS, from the coding sequence ATGCAGGACAATGAAAAAGGAAGATTAATTCCTGGAGTAACTAGGCTCTACGAGAAACTCCCCTTGGAAAGGATTGGAGTCCTTCTCGGTGATAACGGGAGAGTTAAGAAGGAGATAGAGGTTAAGACACGCACAATTCTAACCGTTGACTCTGAGACCGGTAGCGTCATAATTGAGCCGGCTTTTCCAGAGACCACTTCACTAGAATTGATGAAGGCCAGGGATATCGTTAGAGCTGTAGCATACGGGTTCAGCCCTGAGAGGGCTTTTAAACTGTTCGACGAAGACCAGATATTATTAGTAATAGATGTTAGACAATATGTTGGAGACAAACCCAACCACGTTAAGAGGGTTCTTGGTAGGGTAATAGGTGAGGATGGGAAGGCTAGAAGAGTCCTAGAAGAGGCAACAGGCACCTATATATCCGTGTATGAGCCCTACGTCGCTATAATAGGGGATTACGAATCAGCTAACATAGCCCGTACAGCTATAGAGATGCTGGTTGAGGGTAGAACTCATGCGACAGTATATAAATACGTGGAAAGGGAGATGTTCGCAGTGAGGAAACGCAGGATGCGGGAGCTGTGGGTGAAGGGGCCTGAATTAGATACCGGCGGAAAGGAGAGGGATAGTTGA
- a CDS encoding translation initiation factor aIF-1A, whose protein sequence is MRCLSKKHQKQGDEHGGEIPLPNPDEGTIICGVVRHLGGDYLIAKCLDGVDRKIRIPGKLRRKVWITEGDIILVGLWDFSTEKGEVVYKYGKNEVNKLVEKGVVPKEFIDALSELI, encoded by the coding sequence GTGAGGTGTCTGAGTAAGAAGCATCAAAAACAGGGAGATGAGCATGGTGGAGAGATACCACTACCCAACCCTGATGAGGGGACGATAATATGTGGTGTAGTAAGGCATCTAGGCGGAGACTATCTCATAGCTAAGTGCCTCGATGGAGTCGATAGAAAGATAAGGATACCTGGTAAACTAAGGAGGAAGGTATGGATAACCGAGGGAGATATTATCCTGGTGGGGCTCTGGGATTTTTCAACGGAAAAAGGTGAAGTAGTATATAAGTACGGTAAGAACGAGGTAAACAAACTGGTTGAGAAGGGGGTAGTGCCGAAGGAGTTCATCGATGCATTAAGTGAACTCATATGA
- a CDS encoding translation initiation factor IF-2 subunit beta produces MSRQSLPGYEKLVERAFEKLGGKRGSGEVFEMPHADVLVIGSKTVVQNFRQIASVLNRDEELLKRYFMKELNVPGSINEAGQLELKGKFNPQAINQLLVRFVERYVKCSTCGSVHTRLTKKGKVFVLRCDACGAETTLPAF; encoded by the coding sequence TTGAGTAGGCAGAGCCTACCAGGATATGAGAAACTAGTTGAGAGGGCCTTTGAGAAGCTTGGAGGCAAGCGTGGGAGCGGCGAAGTATTTGAGATGCCCCATGCCGACGTACTCGTCATCGGGAGTAAAACAGTTGTGCAAAATTTCAGGCAGATAGCCAGCGTGCTTAATAGGGATGAAGAGTTATTAAAGAGGTACTTCATGAAGGAGTTGAATGTGCCAGGCTCAATCAATGAAGCTGGCCAACTGGAATTAAAGGGCAAGTTTAATCCGCAGGCAATCAATCAGTTACTAGTAAGGTTTGTAGAGAGGTATGTTAAGTGTAGCACATGTGGTTCAGTACATACAAGGTTAACTAAGAAGGGAAAGGTATTCGTGCTTAGATGCGATGCATGCGGTGCTGAGACAACTCTTCCAGCATTTTAA
- a CDS encoding DUF424 domain-containing protein, whose translation MENRGKERVKTYVKKQVVDGEVIIAACDENILGLHLVDENIKANFYVDPYFYKGELLDLEEAVKILATATIGNIVGEQIVQAALEMGLIHPEAVLRIKGIPIALFMRI comes from the coding sequence ATGGAGAACCGAGGGAAGGAAAGGGTTAAGACCTATGTTAAGAAACAAGTTGTCGATGGAGAGGTAATCATTGCAGCATGTGATGAAAACATTCTGGGACTACACCTAGTAGACGAGAACATTAAGGCTAACTTCTACGTTGACCCCTACTTCTATAAAGGCGAACTATTAGATCTCGAGGAAGCAGTTAAAATACTTGCTACAGCAACCATCGGTAATATAGTGGGGGAGCAAATAGTCCAGGCTGCATTAGAGATGGGATTAATCCATCCTGAAGCAGTTTTAAGAATAAAGGGCATACCCATAGCTCTTTTCATGAGGATTTAA
- a CDS encoding serine protein kinase RIO, translating into MSDDIDKLLRKKEEPRRKDKDLFETVEEVFDTATVMTIIELIRKKIIKKLNGVVNTGKEARVYLGIGYNGEYLAVKIYLTSTAEFKKGIYKYIMGDPRFRDVKIKDTRTLVYVWTRKEYRNLKRLYEAGVKVPRPVAFLNNVLVMEFLGENGNRYPLLIEAYKELEVEELKHVYHLILDEVVKIYCKAGLVHGDLSVYNIVVTPGLDIAIIDVGQAVDLSHPNSEEFLIRDIENINRFFREETGISTYSLEEILEAVKECRTMKKED; encoded by the coding sequence ATGAGCGACGACATAGATAAATTACTCAGGAAAAAGGAGGAGCCCCGTAGAAAAGATAAAGACCTTTTTGAAACGGTTGAAGAGGTCTTTGATACAGCCACAGTCATGACTATCATTGAATTAATAAGGAAGAAAATAATTAAGAAGCTAAATGGTGTCGTGAACACTGGTAAAGAGGCCAGGGTGTATCTTGGAATAGGGTATAATGGAGAATACCTAGCCGTGAAGATATATTTAACTAGCACGGCAGAGTTCAAGAAGGGAATATACAAGTATATCATGGGGGATCCACGCTTTAGAGACGTCAAGATCAAGGATACAAGGACACTTGTATATGTTTGGACAAGGAAAGAATATAGAAACCTGAAAAGACTCTATGAAGCAGGGGTAAAGGTCCCCAGGCCCGTGGCATTCCTGAACAATGTCTTAGTAATGGAGTTCCTTGGCGAGAACGGAAATAGATATCCACTCCTTATAGAAGCCTACAAGGAGCTGGAAGTTGAAGAGCTCAAGCACGTTTACCACCTTATATTAGATGAGGTAGTGAAAATATATTGTAAAGCCGGGTTAGTACACGGTGATCTCTCAGTGTATAATATAGTTGTGACCCCAGGGCTCGACATAGCTATAATAGATGTTGGCCAAGCAGTGGATTTATCCCATCCAAACTCCGAGGAATTCTTAATCAGGGACATCGAGAATATAAACAGGTTTTTCAGGGAGGAAACAGGTATAAGTACATATAGTCTAGAGGAAATACTGGAGGCTGTTAAAGAATGCAGGACAATGAAAAAGGAAGATTAA
- a CDS encoding 60S ribosomal export protein NMD3: MSNTRFCVKCGREFKQEDLINSLCVNCYLKYHGVFKETPHVELTICPKCGSWYFKGAWHPSLDIREVIRRELLADLHRFLYENISVIEVDVVSDIYKINAGEYGVKAIFTMEVNGRHVVKVNQVVITKLRYRTCDKCMRRTTGSHKVLVQVRFEPLENIEGLRREVMELLRDLEIGESIIEVMELREGLDIKFEDIVSPRKYVNILVKKYGAKTSESFKSTKYDFQEGKWSGVMTISVRIPAIRENDIVRYRGKLGIVKQVENGVIRILILETGEEVEARLSEYWDRVLEKPGGIYIDERVFTVIAIDKSTIYLLNEETGELREASLTPANYGLKPGDKVIILSDGERELVVKKEG, from the coding sequence TTGAGTAATACTCGTTTCTGCGTTAAATGCGGGAGGGAATTCAAACAGGAGGATTTAATCAACAGCTTATGCGTTAATTGCTACCTAAAGTACCATGGAGTCTTCAAGGAAACCCCTCATGTAGAACTGACAATATGCCCTAAATGCGGTTCATGGTATTTTAAGGGGGCATGGCATCCTTCCCTAGACATAAGGGAGGTTATAAGGAGGGAGCTACTGGCGGATCTCCATAGATTCCTATATGAGAATATAAGTGTAATCGAGGTTGACGTGGTTTCCGACATATACAAGATCAACGCTGGTGAATATGGTGTTAAAGCGATATTCACCATGGAAGTCAATGGAAGACATGTTGTCAAGGTAAACCAGGTAGTAATTACAAAGCTTAGATATAGAACCTGCGATAAATGCATGAGGAGAACAACTGGTTCACATAAAGTACTCGTACAGGTGAGGTTTGAACCACTAGAAAACATAGAAGGGCTGCGACGCGAGGTCATGGAGTTACTACGTGATCTTGAAATAGGTGAAAGTATCATCGAAGTAATGGAGCTACGGGAGGGTTTAGACATAAAATTCGAAGATATAGTGTCCCCGAGGAAATATGTTAACATATTGGTAAAGAAATATGGGGCTAAGACCTCGGAGTCGTTTAAGTCGACGAAATACGATTTCCAAGAGGGTAAATGGAGCGGAGTGATGACTATATCGGTAAGGATACCCGCAATCAGAGAGAACGACATAGTGAGATACAGGGGTAAACTAGGTATTGTTAAACAAGTTGAAAACGGTGTCATTAGAATCCTCATCCTGGAGACAGGGGAAGAAGTGGAAGCTCGTCTCTCAGAGTACTGGGACAGAGTGCTCGAAAAGCCCGGTGGGATCTATATAGATGAACGAGTATTCACTGTAATAGCCATAGACAAGTCAACAATATATCTCCTAAACGAGGAAACAGGTGAGTTGAGAGAGGCATCCTTAACCCCAGCTAATTATGGGTTAAAGCCGGGTGATAAAGTTATAATATTGAGTGATGGTGAAAGAGAACTAGTAGTAAAAAAGGAGGGGTGA
- a CDS encoding TrkH family potassium uptake protein: MKMVSIATGLLSLLLIVGLMILSVPIVDLLSGEPVSMNFLFFSILYISIGFSGVIVLTRFNSVREMGFLEAYIVSTASWLVIPFLAALPLMREINISFIDALFESISGFTGTGFTVLNDIDHLKKSINWWRALMQWSGELGFVVFAMVIIPFFWKFGYTLYGLERPVRVMRTLRSTARRIIEIYMVFTLAGIVLLYYSGVDFYDAIIHTMTAIATGGMSNYSMNYEALYDYAPFSVIPAIFIMVIGGMNFLALSQLLDFRFKDVLRSDEVKYYFISLCILSLLATLVFMLHNEGLTYSILLGFFNTISAMTTTGFNIGNVAGFPNGVKIILVVAMIIGGMTFSTAGGIKVYRLIVLLRKLSSYSTSTLLRERVNLHVVIDGKTLEEEEVSGALLIILLHLITVFLIASMTKIVLPGTDFLDAIFEAASATGCVGLSTGIISSSTPLLVKIALMAGMYLGKTEYLPLIVLTSYLVHRGMIKSFTS, from the coding sequence ATGAAGATGGTGTCTATAGCCACCGGGCTTCTAAGCCTTTTACTGATTGTGGGTTTAATGATATTAAGTGTGCCGATTGTTGATCTACTTAGTGGTGAACCGGTTTCCATGAACTTCCTGTTCTTCTCCATACTCTATATTAGCATAGGCTTCTCCGGTGTCATTGTCTTAACCAGGTTTAACAGTGTTCGTGAAATGGGCTTCCTTGAGGCTTATATTGTTTCAACGGCTTCGTGGCTCGTAATACCGTTTCTGGCTGCATTGCCGTTAATGCGGGAAATCAATATATCGTTTATTGATGCATTGTTTGAAAGTATCTCGGGGTTTACAGGTACAGGGTTTACTGTCTTAAACGATATAGATCACTTAAAGAAGAGTATCAATTGGTGGAGGGCTCTAATGCAGTGGAGTGGTGAGCTAGGCTTCGTAGTCTTCGCAATGGTGATCATACCCTTCTTCTGGAAATTCGGCTATACACTATATGGTTTAGAGAGGCCCGTAAGGGTAATGCGTACCCTTAGAAGTACTGCAAGGAGGATTATAGAGATATACATGGTATTCACATTGGCCGGCATAGTCTTACTCTACTACTCTGGTGTAGATTTCTACGATGCCATCATTCACACGATGACGGCTATAGCTACTGGCGGAATGAGTAATTACTCAATGAATTATGAAGCACTATATGATTATGCACCCTTCAGCGTTATACCCGCTATATTTATTATGGTGATCGGCGGCATGAATTTCCTCGCTTTAAGCCAGCTACTAGACTTTAGATTCAAGGATGTGCTTAGAAGCGATGAGGTTAAATACTACTTTATTTCACTATGCATACTCTCCCTGCTAGCCACGCTCGTTTTCATGCTTCACAACGAGGGTCTCACGTACTCAATTTTGCTCGGATTCTTCAACACTATTTCCGCTATGACTACAACAGGCTTCAATATTGGAAATGTAGCCGGCTTCCCCAACGGGGTGAAAATCATCCTTGTAGTTGCAATGATTATAGGTGGTATGACGTTTTCAACGGCTGGAGGTATAAAAGTGTACAGGTTAATCGTCCTGCTGAGGAAACTCAGCTCATATAGTACGTCAACACTACTCCGTGAAAGGGTGAACCTACATGTGGTAATAGATGGCAAGACACTTGAAGAAGAGGAGGTCTCTGGGGCACTGCTCATAATACTATTACATTTAATTACCGTATTCCTCATAGCATCGATGACAAAGATAGTTTTACCGGGCACGGACTTTCTCGACGCCATATTCGAGGCTGCCTCAGCCACTGGTTGTGTTGGATTATCCACCGGTATAATCTCTTCCTCAACGCCTCTATTGGTTAAAATAGCATTAATGGCTGGAATGTATCTCGGAAAAACCGAGTACTTACCATTGATCGTTCTAACTAGTTACCTAGTACATAGAGGCATGATCAAATCATTCACTAGTTGA
- a CDS encoding tRNA (N(6)-L-threonylcarbamoyladenosine(37)-C(2))-methylthiotransferase yields MRVYIETYGCALNKSDEALMVENILREGHELVNSIEDADTLIINTCIVRLDTEYHMVKRIRELYEVASRTGKKLIVAGCMAKAEPYTVLKIAPEASLVSPQNSALITEVLKTRGKVILIDGLRERDRIGIHVEDRIAPIPIQEGCLSNCSFCITKHARRVLVSHGIDAVVKAVERAVRNGAVEIQLTGMDLGTYGLDLYKTRKLPELVKEVSRRVSGGYMIRIGMINPEHLRYILDDLIDAINESSKVYRFLHIPLQSGSNKVLSVMRRNYSVEEYIEIVNEVKSRIPGVSIATDIIVGHPMEDEEDFNETLKVIRELEFERVHLAGYSIRPLTYSASLPQVPTRVKKERVLRALQVIEEVGLKIRLKYVGKEVECFTTEHSNTWICRLENYIPVVVTGKSGDPALDYGRWIRVLVDNATFFDLRGRFLESK; encoded by the coding sequence ATGAGGGTGTATATTGAGACCTATGGATGTGCCCTGAATAAGAGCGATGAAGCATTGATGGTGGAGAATATTCTGCGCGAGGGACACGAATTAGTTAACAGTATCGAAGATGCTGATACCCTTATAATCAATACATGTATTGTGAGACTGGATACAGAATACCACATGGTTAAAAGGATAAGGGAGCTGTATGAAGTAGCTAGTAGAACAGGTAAGAAGCTAATTGTAGCCGGATGTATGGCCAAGGCCGAACCATACACGGTGTTAAAGATAGCACCTGAGGCCAGCCTTGTTTCGCCCCAGAATTCTGCCTTGATCACAGAAGTCCTGAAGACGCGGGGTAAGGTTATATTGATTGATGGATTAAGGGAAAGAGATAGAATAGGAATTCATGTAGAAGATAGGATCGCCCCGATACCAATACAGGAGGGCTGTCTAAGCAATTGCAGCTTTTGTATAACCAAGCATGCTAGACGCGTCCTCGTCAGCCATGGTATCGATGCTGTTGTAAAAGCAGTGGAGAGAGCAGTTAGAAACGGGGCAGTAGAGATACAGTTGACGGGTATGGATCTAGGTACATATGGCTTGGACCTCTATAAGACACGGAAGCTTCCGGAGCTGGTTAAGGAGGTGAGTAGAAGAGTCAGTGGTGGATACATGATTAGAATAGGTATGATAAACCCGGAGCACTTACGCTACATCCTTGATGATTTAATAGATGCTATCAATGAATCCAGCAAGGTATATAGGTTCCTCCACATACCTCTGCAATCAGGAAGCAATAAAGTACTTAGTGTAATGCGCCGCAACTATAGCGTGGAGGAGTATATCGAGATAGTTAATGAGGTTAAATCAAGGATACCTGGTGTAAGTATTGCAACCGATATCATCGTTGGACATCCCATGGAGGATGAGGAAGACTTCAACGAGACCCTTAAAGTTATAAGGGAACTAGAGTTTGAAAGAGTTCACTTGGCAGGTTATAGTATAAGACCGCTGACTTATTCAGCGTCACTACCCCAGGTACCAACCAGAGTTAAGAAGGAAAGGGTTCTAAGGGCCCTACAGGTCATAGAAGAGGTTGGCTTGAAAATACGTTTAAAATACGTTGGAAAAGAAGTGGAATGTTTCACCACGGAGCATTCGAATACATGGATTTGTAGGCTTGAAAACTATATCCCGGTAGTGGTAACAGGTAAGAGCGGAGACCCCGCTCTAGATTATGGTAGATGGATCAGGGTGCTCGTAGACAATGCTACATTTTTCGATCTAAGGGGGAGATTCCTGGAGAGTAAGTAG